A single Pseudomonas putida DNA region contains:
- a CDS encoding fatty acid--CoA ligase produces MTTTRIMPAAEQAYGYPLLIKRLLLSGVRYRPNQEIVYADKLRYSYTTLIERIQRLANVLTEAGVKPGDTVALLDWDSHRALECFFAVPMLGAVLHTVNVRLSAEQVRYTMNHAEDRLVLVHDDFLPLMAQLRDELPTVQGFIRLSDGACDQPTLPTLGEYEALLGAAGASFDFPDFDEHSLATLFYTTGTTGHPKGVYFSHRQLVLHTLAEQATLAACGAEPLLREGDVYMPITPMFHVHAWGVPYVATALGIKQVYPGRYEPNRLVRLYREEGVTFSHCVPTVLQMMLDSDEGRRTDLVGWKMLLGGSALTVGLAQRASHRGIRVHCGYGMSESCPLLSVTRLGAQDLALPVTEQVPLRINAGVPIVLVDLRIVDDAGLDVPHDGERLGEVVVRAPWLTQGYLNEPEQGAALWRDGWLHTGDLACIDAGGVVRIRDRIKDVIKTGGEWISSVELESLISQHPAVEAVAVIGVPDPQWGEQPLALLVCSDGRQLDAAALAAHLQPFVNSGQLNKWAIPRQIRCVEQIPKTSVGKVDKKLIRQALLTE; encoded by the coding sequence ATGACCACCACCCGTATCATGCCGGCCGCCGAGCAGGCCTATGGCTACCCACTGCTGATCAAGCGCCTGCTGCTGTCTGGCGTGCGCTACCGGCCGAACCAGGAAATCGTCTACGCCGACAAGCTGCGCTACAGCTACACGACGCTGATCGAGCGCATCCAGCGCCTGGCCAATGTGCTCACCGAGGCCGGGGTCAAGCCAGGCGATACCGTCGCCTTGCTCGACTGGGACAGCCACCGCGCCCTGGAGTGCTTCTTTGCCGTACCGATGCTCGGGGCGGTGTTGCACACGGTGAACGTGCGGCTGTCCGCCGAGCAGGTCCGCTACACCATGAACCATGCCGAAGACCGGCTGGTACTGGTGCATGACGATTTCCTGCCGCTGATGGCGCAACTGCGCGATGAGCTGCCAACCGTGCAAGGCTTCATCCGCCTCAGCGATGGTGCCTGTGATCAGCCGACACTGCCCACGCTGGGCGAGTATGAGGCGTTGCTGGGCGCGGCTGGCGCCAGCTTCGACTTCCCTGATTTCGACGAGCATTCCCTGGCGACACTGTTCTACACCACCGGTACCACCGGCCACCCGAAGGGCGTGTACTTCAGCCATCGCCAGCTGGTGCTGCACACCCTGGCCGAGCAGGCCACCCTGGCTGCCTGCGGTGCCGAGCCACTGTTGCGTGAAGGCGATGTGTACATGCCGATCACGCCGATGTTCCATGTGCATGCCTGGGGTGTGCCCTATGTGGCCACGGCGCTGGGCATCAAGCAGGTCTACCCGGGGCGCTACGAGCCCAATCGCCTGGTGCGGCTGTATCGGGAAGAGGGCGTTACCTTCTCGCACTGCGTGCCGACCGTGCTGCAGATGATGCTCGACAGCGACGAGGGCCGGCGTACCGACCTGGTCGGCTGGAAGATGCTGCTTGGCGGCAGCGCGCTGACCGTAGGGCTGGCACAACGGGCCAGCCACCGCGGCATTCGAGTGCACTGTGGCTATGGCATGTCGGAAAGCTGCCCGCTGCTAAGCGTCACCCGCCTGGGCGCGCAGGACCTGGCATTGCCCGTGACCGAGCAGGTGCCGCTGCGCATCAACGCCGGGGTGCCGATCGTGCTGGTTGACCTACGTATTGTCGATGACGCAGGCCTGGACGTGCCTCACGATGGCGAACGTCTGGGTGAAGTGGTGGTGCGTGCGCCATGGTTGACCCAGGGCTACCTCAACGAGCCAGAGCAAGGCGCTGCGCTATGGCGTGACGGCTGGCTGCACACCGGCGACCTGGCCTGCATCGACGCGGGCGGCGTGGTGCGCATCCGCGACCGGATCAAGGATGTGATCAAGACCGGTGGCGAGTGGATCAGCTCGGTCGAACTGGAAAGCCTGATAAGCCAGCACCCGGCCGTCGAGGCGGTGGCCGTGATCGGCGTGCCCGACCCGCAGTGGGGCGAGCAACCGCTGGCATTGCTGGTGTGCAGCGACGGCCGGCAACTGGACGCGGCGGCACTGGCTGCGCACCTGCAGCCCTTCGTCAACAGCGGCCAGCTGAACAAGTGGGCGATTCCACGGCAGATACGCTGTGTTGAGCAAATCCCGAAAACCAGCGTGGGCAAGGTCGACAAGAAGCTGATCCGGCAGGCCTTGCTTACCGAATAA
- a CDS encoding acyl-CoA dehydrogenase C-terminal domain-containing protein codes for MSDYLPPLRDMDFLFNEVFDIPAWWAQTPALVEQVDADTARAVLEQAGKLIADVVAPLNRSGDEQGCRWENGRVMTPEGFASAYRAFAEDGWVGVAGAPEYGGMGMPKVIGAQLEEMLNAANLSFGLYPMLTAGACLSLLNHASEPLKARYLPPMYEGRWTGSMCLTEPHCGTDLGLLRTRAEPAADGRYRVSGTKIFITGGEQDLSENIIHLVLARLPDAPAGAKGISLFLVPKVLVDDEGMLGETNAVSCGSIEHKMGIKASATCVMNFDGAIGYLVGEPNKGLNAMFTMMNYERLGVGIQGLALGERSYQNAIAYARDRQQGRAPTGAQAPGQAADPIVVHPDVRRMLLTMKALNEGGRAFSTYVALQLDLAKYSEDAGARRLAEAKVALLTPVAKAFLTDMGLETTVHGQQVFGGHGYIREWGQEQLIRDCRITQIYEGANGIQALDLVGRKLLGDGGQAYRTLSAEICAYAETLPSEFGTPLLAAMHNLDELTAWVLDRGQGDPREIGAASVEYLQVFGYTLYAYLWARMAEAAMNTEQPEPFHQSKLGTARFYFARLLPRIHSLSASVKAGSHSLYLLDADLL; via the coding sequence ATGTCTGATTACCTTCCGCCACTGCGCGACATGGATTTCCTGTTCAACGAAGTGTTCGATATCCCGGCCTGGTGGGCGCAGACCCCGGCGCTGGTTGAGCAGGTCGACGCCGACACTGCCCGGGCTGTGCTCGAGCAGGCCGGCAAGCTGATTGCCGACGTGGTGGCGCCGCTCAACCGCAGTGGCGACGAACAGGGTTGCCGCTGGGAAAACGGCCGCGTGATGACCCCTGAAGGTTTTGCCAGCGCCTATCGGGCGTTCGCCGAAGATGGCTGGGTGGGTGTTGCAGGCGCACCGGAATACGGCGGCATGGGCATGCCGAAGGTCATTGGCGCCCAGCTCGAAGAAATGCTTAATGCCGCCAACCTGTCGTTCGGCCTGTACCCGATGCTCACTGCAGGCGCCTGCCTGTCACTGCTCAACCATGCCAGCGAACCGCTCAAGGCCCGTTACCTGCCGCCAATGTATGAGGGGCGCTGGACCGGCTCGATGTGCCTGACCGAGCCACACTGCGGTACCGACCTCGGCCTGCTGCGCACCCGCGCGGAACCAGCAGCCGATGGCCGCTACCGGGTCAGCGGCACGAAGATCTTCATTACCGGTGGTGAACAGGACCTGAGCGAGAACATCATCCACCTGGTGCTGGCGCGCTTGCCCGACGCACCTGCAGGGGCCAAAGGCATTTCGTTGTTCCTGGTGCCGAAGGTGCTGGTCGACGACGAGGGTATGCTGGGCGAGACCAATGCCGTCAGCTGTGGCTCCATCGAGCACAAGATGGGCATCAAGGCCTCGGCCACCTGCGTGATGAACTTCGACGGCGCCATCGGCTACCTGGTCGGCGAGCCGAACAAGGGCCTCAACGCCATGTTCACCATGATGAACTACGAGCGCCTGGGCGTCGGTATCCAGGGCCTGGCCCTGGGCGAGCGCTCCTACCAGAACGCCATCGCCTATGCCCGTGACCGCCAACAGGGGCGTGCCCCGACCGGTGCCCAGGCACCCGGGCAGGCGGCCGACCCGATCGTCGTTCACCCGGATGTGCGGCGCATGCTGTTGACCATGAAGGCGTTGAACGAAGGCGGGCGGGCATTCTCCACCTACGTGGCGTTGCAACTGGACCTGGCCAAGTACAGCGAAGACGCCGGCGCCCGCCGCCTGGCCGAGGCCAAGGTAGCCTTGCTGACGCCGGTGGCCAAGGCCTTCCTCACCGACATGGGCCTGGAAACCACCGTGCATGGCCAGCAGGTATTCGGTGGCCATGGCTACATCCGCGAATGGGGCCAGGAACAGCTGATTCGCGACTGCCGCATCACTCAGATCTACGAAGGCGCCAACGGCATCCAGGCCCTTGACCTGGTAGGGCGCAAGCTGCTGGGCGATGGCGGCCAGGCGTACCGTACGCTGTCGGCCGAGATCTGCGCGTACGCCGAGACCTTGCCGAGCGAATTCGGCACGCCGCTGCTGGCGGCCATGCACAACCTGGACGAGCTCACTGCCTGGGTCCTCGACCGTGGCCAGGGCGACCCGCGGGAGATAGGTGCCGCTTCAGTGGAATACCTGCAGGTGTTTGGTTACACGCTTTATGCCTACCTGTGGGCACGCATGGCCGAAGCCGCCATGAACACGGAGCAGCCCGAGCCGTTCCACCAGAGCAAGCTGGGCACCGCGCGGTTCTACTTCGCGCGCCTGCTACCGCGCATCCACTCGCTGAGTGCCAGCGTCAAGGCGGGTAGCCACAGCCTGTACCTGCTTGATGCCGACCTGCTGTGA